In the Aneurinibacillus soli genome, one interval contains:
- a CDS encoding valine--tRNA ligase gives MSNEQNELQMPTKYEPKQTEAKWYPYWRDNGYFKAERNPDKKPFTIVIPPPNVTGNLHIGHALNNTLQDIMIRFKRMQGYDALWLPGMDHAGIATQARVEGKLREEGISRHDLGREKFVEKVWDWKEHYASIIRKQWTKMGLSLDYSRERFTLDEGLSRAVREVFIRLYEKGLIYRGKYIINWDPATRTALSDIEVEYKDVQGALYHLRYPLVDGSGYIEVATTRPETMLGDTAVAVHPEDERYQDLIGKNVVVPFVGREIPIVADDYVDREFGSGAVKITPAHDPNDFELGLRHNLPQILVMDESGKMNENAGAYQGQDRFECRKNIVRDMQEQEILFKIEEHMHSVGHSERSGAVVEPYLSTQWFVKMGPLAERAIEAQKSNTGVQFVPDRFEKIYLHWIENVRDWCISRQLWWGHRIPAWYCECGEMTVSSEDITECPKCGSKHLTQDTDVLDTWFSSALWPFSTLGWPDATEDMKHFYPTDVLVTGYDIIYFWVARMIFTALEFTDQKPFEHVLITGLVRDAEGRKMSKSLGNGVDPMEVIEQYGADAMRYMLATGCTPGNDQRFRWERVESSRNFANKIWNASRFALMNMEGFTYDEIDITQNLGIADKWILHRLNETIKDTTRLLDTFEYGEVGRVLYNFVWDELCDWYIEVAKLPLYGDDEAAKKTTRSVLAYVLDRTMRLLHPFMPFITEEIWQHLPHQGESLIVAEWPQADAALENEEAVKQMELLMGIIRSVRNIRAEVNVPMSKKIELIVKANDAETLAHLESGKPYIERFCNPEVLTIGTDITAPDKAMSAVVTGAELYLPLAGLIDIEQEIARLEKELKALDAEVERVQKKLSNQGFVAKAPAQVIEQERAKEADYLDKQAKVAARIQELRG, from the coding sequence ATGTCAAACGAGCAAAATGAATTGCAAATGCCAACCAAATATGAACCGAAACAGACGGAAGCAAAATGGTATCCGTACTGGCGCGACAACGGCTACTTCAAAGCGGAGCGCAATCCGGATAAGAAGCCGTTCACTATCGTAATCCCACCGCCGAACGTTACGGGTAATCTACATATTGGCCATGCGCTAAATAACACACTGCAAGATATTATGATCCGCTTCAAACGCATGCAGGGCTATGATGCACTCTGGTTGCCAGGGATGGACCATGCTGGAATCGCAACGCAGGCGCGTGTGGAAGGTAAGCTGCGTGAAGAAGGCATTAGCCGCCATGATCTTGGTCGTGAGAAATTCGTAGAGAAAGTATGGGATTGGAAAGAACATTATGCGAGCATAATCCGCAAGCAGTGGACCAAAATGGGGCTGTCGCTTGATTATAGCCGCGAGCGTTTTACGCTTGATGAAGGATTGTCCCGTGCGGTGCGTGAAGTATTTATCCGCCTGTATGAAAAAGGTTTAATCTATCGTGGCAAATACATCATTAACTGGGACCCGGCTACCCGCACGGCGCTCTCAGACATTGAAGTAGAATACAAAGATGTACAGGGGGCGCTTTACCACCTGCGCTACCCGCTTGTAGATGGAAGTGGGTATATCGAAGTCGCAACGACTCGTCCAGAGACGATGCTTGGTGATACGGCTGTTGCGGTTCATCCAGAAGATGAACGCTATCAAGATCTGATCGGCAAAAACGTTGTCGTACCGTTCGTTGGACGCGAAATTCCAATTGTGGCGGACGACTATGTAGACCGCGAATTCGGAAGCGGTGCCGTAAAAATCACACCAGCTCACGACCCGAACGACTTCGAACTCGGTCTGCGCCACAACCTGCCGCAAATTCTTGTTATGGACGAATCCGGCAAAATGAACGAAAACGCAGGCGCATACCAGGGACAGGACCGCTTTGAGTGCCGCAAAAACATCGTGCGTGATATGCAGGAGCAAGAAATCCTGTTCAAAATCGAAGAGCACATGCATTCGGTTGGTCATAGTGAGCGCAGTGGCGCGGTTGTCGAGCCGTATTTGTCCACCCAATGGTTCGTAAAAATGGGACCACTTGCTGAACGGGCGATTGAAGCACAGAAGTCCAATACAGGTGTGCAGTTCGTACCAGACCGTTTCGAAAAAATTTATCTGCACTGGATCGAGAACGTGCGTGACTGGTGTATTTCTCGTCAGCTCTGGTGGGGCCACCGTATCCCGGCATGGTACTGCGAATGCGGTGAGATGACCGTATCGAGCGAAGACATTACTGAATGTCCGAAATGCGGCAGTAAGCATTTAACACAAGATACAGACGTACTGGATACATGGTTCAGCTCCGCACTCTGGCCGTTCTCCACACTTGGCTGGCCGGATGCAACAGAAGACATGAAGCATTTCTATCCGACCGATGTACTCGTAACCGGTTATGATATTATTTATTTCTGGGTTGCACGCATGATCTTTACCGCGCTTGAATTTACCGATCAGAAGCCGTTCGAACATGTACTCATTACAGGTCTCGTACGCGATGCGGAAGGGCGTAAAATGTCCAAGTCGCTTGGCAACGGGGTTGACCCGATGGAAGTCATCGAGCAGTATGGGGCGGATGCAATGCGCTACATGCTGGCAACAGGTTGCACGCCGGGGAATGACCAGCGCTTCCGCTGGGAACGTGTAGAATCTTCCCGTAACTTTGCTAATAAAATCTGGAATGCCTCCCGTTTTGCTCTGATGAACATGGAAGGCTTCACATATGACGAAATCGATATTACGCAAAACCTGGGCATTGCGGACAAATGGATTTTGCATCGCCTGAACGAAACGATCAAAGATACAACACGCCTGCTGGATACGTTTGAATACGGTGAAGTGGGCCGGGTACTGTACAACTTCGTATGGGACGAGCTGTGCGATTGGTACATCGAGGTGGCGAAGCTGCCGCTGTATGGCGATGACGAAGCAGCGAAGAAAACAACTCGTTCGGTTCTTGCGTACGTGCTTGACCGTACAATGCGTCTGTTGCATCCGTTCATGCCGTTTATTACAGAAGAGATCTGGCAGCACCTGCCGCATCAAGGCGAGAGTCTGATCGTAGCCGAATGGCCACAGGCAGATGCTGCGCTTGAGAATGAAGAAGCGGTGAAGCAGATGGAGCTTCTCATGGGCATCATCCGCAGCGTGCGCAACATTCGTGCGGAAGTAAATGTGCCGATGAGCAAAAAAATCGAGCTGATCGTCAAAGCGAATGATGCCGAAACACTGGCACACCTTGAAAGTGGCAAACCGTATATCGAACGTTTCTGCAATCCAGAAGTGTTAACGATTGGTACGGATATTACCGCGCCAGACAAAGCGATGTCTGCTGTTGTAACAGGGGCGGAGCTTTATTTGCCGCTTGCAGGTCTGATCGACATCGAGCAGGAAATCGCTCGTCTTGAAAAAGAATTAAAAGCACTGGACGCTGAGGTGGAACGCGTACAGAAGAAACTATCGAATCAGGGCTTCGTAGCAAAAGCACCGGCTCAAGTAATCGAGCAGGAGCGTGCCAAAGAAGCCGATTACCTGGACAAGCAGGCGAAAGTAGCTGCCCGTATCCAGGAACTCAGAGGGTGA
- a CDS encoding bifunctional folylpolyglutamate synthase/dihydrofolate synthase, with translation MEQHALHEALSWLGGLERFSIRPGLERMEYLMEALGHPERRLKFIHIAGTNGKGSTAAFLDAILREAGQDTGMFTSPYIETFHSRIRYNGTPITTEELLGLIERIRPIVEEMRNHEVGTPTEFEVVTALALLYFATVTYPDIVIWETGLGGRLDSTNIVHPLASIITNVGLDHMNILGETRADIAREKAGIIKSGVPVIMGRMHPDALAVLEETAQARKATMYRAGCEYTAERQLAEGREHLTFTGPFGRLENSGLGLYGAHQADNAAAALMTLQVLRSYYALYVDDDHMRNGLARATWPGRFERVAEKPDMIFDGAHNVDGIKALKQTLDDYYPGQRIRLVFSALGDKEYSQMVAELAPACGEVWVARTGHPRAAEPEKIAAAFRQAVPGIPVHVYENGIEAWEEACVDAAPEDVILAAGSLYFISDVRNGWKQTRKAGDE, from the coding sequence GTGGAACAGCACGCGCTACATGAGGCGCTGTCATGGCTCGGTGGACTGGAGCGATTCTCCATCCGCCCGGGTCTTGAACGTATGGAATATTTAATGGAGGCGCTCGGGCATCCCGAGCGTCGCCTTAAGTTTATTCATATCGCAGGCACGAATGGCAAAGGATCAACGGCGGCGTTTCTGGATGCGATCCTACGAGAAGCAGGACAGGATACAGGAATGTTTACGTCACCTTATATTGAAACGTTTCACTCGCGCATTCGCTACAATGGCACCCCGATTACAACCGAAGAATTGCTCGGGTTAATTGAGCGAATTCGTCCGATTGTAGAAGAGATGCGGAACCATGAAGTGGGGACACCGACTGAATTCGAAGTCGTGACCGCGCTGGCACTGCTTTATTTCGCCACGGTTACCTACCCCGATATTGTCATCTGGGAAACAGGTCTTGGTGGACGACTGGATTCGACTAACATTGTGCATCCACTGGCTTCCATTATTACGAACGTCGGACTGGATCATATGAATATACTGGGCGAAACAAGAGCGGACATTGCCCGGGAAAAAGCTGGCATCATCAAAAGTGGTGTCCCGGTTATTATGGGCCGCATGCACCCAGATGCTCTCGCTGTGTTAGAAGAGACGGCGCAGGCAAGGAAGGCGACGATGTATCGTGCCGGATGCGAGTATACAGCGGAACGTCAACTGGCAGAGGGAAGGGAACATCTAACCTTCACGGGTCCGTTTGGTCGCCTTGAAAACAGTGGGCTTGGTCTGTATGGTGCCCACCAGGCGGACAATGCTGCCGCAGCACTGATGACACTTCAGGTGCTGCGCAGCTATTATGCGCTGTATGTCGATGACGATCATATGCGAAACGGTCTGGCTCGTGCTACGTGGCCAGGGCGTTTCGAGCGTGTGGCGGAAAAACCTGACATGATTTTTGACGGGGCGCATAATGTAGATGGGATAAAAGCATTAAAACAGACCTTGGATGACTACTATCCGGGGCAGCGGATTCGACTTGTGTTCTCAGCACTTGGCGACAAGGAGTACTCGCAGATGGTGGCGGAACTAGCCCCTGCCTGCGGAGAAGTATGGGTGGCACGCACGGGTCATCCACGGGCAGCGGAACCAGAGAAAATCGCGGCCGCATTCCGGCAGGCGGTACCAGGGATTCCGGTGCACGTATACGAAAACGGTATAGAAGCATGGGAAGAGGCCTGTGTCGATGCTGCGCCGGAGGATGTGATTCTGGCAGCGGGCTCTCTTTATTTTATTTCGGATGTACGGAACGGATGGAAACAAACTAGGAAAGCTGGTGATGAATAA
- the murC gene encoding UDP-N-acetylmuramate--L-alanine ligase, giving the protein MNKMDTQEQRQQESTKREHVHFIGIGGYGMSAIARVMLDMGCHVTGSDVARKELTDKLQKKGAHVFIGHRAENVANADVVVYSTDIPKDNVELAAAKEQAIPLIHRSQMLGRLLNEKKGIAVAGAHGKTTTSSMIALVMEKAGADPTYIIGGEIMDIGSNARAGAGEYVVAEADESDGTFLEYFPHIAVVTNIEPDHLENYDSDFENLKKAYRQFLSQVKADGKAIVCVDDGYVREMIDAQQGSVSFLTYGIERNADYTAANIEPGDRTVSFDVLHKGQLLGRMKLSVPGMHNVYNALATTAVCLEAGLTFEAIVQTIIAFRGAKRRFQVIGEVNDILVVDDYAHHPTEIEATLEASRSTNRRIVAIFQPQRYTRTFFLLDAFSKAFKEADEVIIVDIYSPANDPEIEGVSAAKLVELIRQNSNEKARYIATKEEVVAELEKLAQSGDLVITMGAGDIWKVAEQFVTVLEQK; this is encoded by the coding sequence ATGAATAAGATGGACACACAGGAACAAAGACAGCAGGAATCAACGAAACGTGAACACGTTCATTTTATCGGCATTGGCGGGTATGGAATGAGCGCCATCGCCCGGGTGATGCTGGACATGGGTTGCCATGTAACAGGCTCGGACGTGGCACGCAAAGAACTGACAGACAAGTTGCAGAAAAAAGGGGCGCACGTATTCATCGGGCATCGGGCGGAAAACGTCGCAAACGCCGATGTAGTTGTGTACTCCACCGACATTCCAAAAGACAATGTGGAGCTGGCAGCGGCAAAAGAACAGGCAATCCCGCTTATTCACCGTTCTCAAATGCTCGGCCGTCTGCTCAATGAGAAGAAAGGGATCGCGGTTGCGGGTGCACACGGTAAGACAACAACGTCCTCGATGATTGCGCTTGTGATGGAAAAAGCCGGGGCGGACCCGACTTACATCATTGGCGGCGAAATTATGGACATTGGTAGCAATGCGCGCGCGGGAGCGGGAGAGTATGTCGTAGCCGAAGCGGATGAGAGCGATGGCACGTTCCTTGAATATTTCCCACACATCGCGGTCGTAACTAATATCGAGCCGGACCATCTTGAAAACTATGACAGTGACTTTGAAAATCTGAAAAAAGCATACCGCCAATTCCTCTCGCAAGTAAAAGCGGATGGAAAGGCGATTGTATGTGTCGATGACGGATATGTTCGTGAAATGATTGACGCACAACAGGGCAGCGTATCGTTCCTTACATACGGCATTGAACGCAATGCGGATTATACGGCTGCCAACATTGAACCGGGTGATCGAACTGTCTCTTTTGATGTGCTGCATAAAGGGCAGTTGCTGGGCAGAATGAAGCTGTCCGTGCCGGGCATGCATAATGTGTATAATGCGCTTGCTACAACAGCAGTTTGTCTCGAAGCCGGACTCACATTTGAAGCGATCGTTCAGACGATTATCGCGTTTCGGGGAGCGAAGCGCCGCTTCCAGGTGATTGGAGAGGTGAACGACATTCTTGTCGTGGATGATTACGCTCACCATCCGACAGAGATCGAGGCGACGCTTGAAGCATCCCGGTCGACGAATCGTCGCATTGTGGCGATTTTCCAACCGCAGCGATACACGCGTACGTTCTTCCTGCTGGATGCGTTCAGTAAAGCGTTCAAGGAAGCGGACGAAGTGATCATTGTCGATATTTATTCGCCGGCCAATGACCCGGAAATCGAAGGTGTAAGTGCTGCGAAACTGGTTGAACTCATTCGTCAGAACAGCAATGAAAAAGCCCGTTATATCGCTACGAAAGAAGAAGTAGTAGCCGAGCTTGAGAAGCTGGCACAATCAGGGGATCTGGTGATTACGATGGGCGCAGGTGATATCTGGAAAGTTGCGGAACAGTTTGTGACGGTTTTAGAACAAAAATAG
- a CDS encoding DUF5057 domain-containing protein: MRGLSRRVLSLMMAVLLIVGGLLAGISYIWADDTTKIRVLEITDKKNVDSSGEETGVPSELGNLGNSYVVTTISMKKFVALREELDGKYDVIYIASGIASGPYSTKGVQGKDHDTKAVMNDITNLKAKEIREKFIEKGQPVVLHEDIFKDNASKLKANFYTYKTNPVANVKVVTKAADALAFIQSIDINTLKRPHVEMTKTPDDYMKGSSTIYKPGDTVSFGYQIGDYDKKFASHKARVNLYLDMNFDKKYEASEMLASVPLSSATGELNYTLTRGYSGMRYWKLEIEDMDTHLKTYETGVFRFRDRAVEVRTLQVTQDNNLASSLLNTNNMKANYLNDPNNPDYKIKITVKSMSEFNNTEYKNLNGNYDMLIFGFADSYNNAAISEEAAKAVKTFIATGQGVMFTHDTIFRTGNNWVKYFMYDTGQIAPMTDLGYGAPNTSKITKKMNDGMINQYPFQLGDNVAVNTTHNQYYTLDLEDETVVPWYNIIGSKRDQDDSWNHYYTYSKGSVTYSGTGHTNTNFPDQEQRLFVNTIYRAFIGANHSPEITAYTPKNNDSIRTIDPLEIVWKVEDFDLTDQFLDTKVTIYNEKGEDITPKNAEAPSSFTDVRTGTVMKYVLPELPASIRENGGKLTIKIEANDKRGAKAEPVILTVNVKKIIAKLVLDREREIKVAAGQEASVHYTVAPLPITEKLTNGVDTMPVTSIQFRETFPAGVEVTVPAGFSRTGTVNTGYTVTKTFDNIVYRKQADGTYKADGDGLAFELKVKPTKAEKYVLADSKLSYTDLDKTPNVEAKFPALILNAESDVTGIQISPKPTTIQVGDMQTLFANVTPDASMAKNVVWDWQSNTTIAEITSQTGGTVVIKGLNPGKAILRATIKTADGRTLTDTCEVTVIPVPVKGISLPPYVQLTTDTAPNNEPKVKPVNTTTLVPNVFPVNATNKKVSWSSDHPDWVSVDQNGTIRALMPGTTATITAKTADGGQEATCVVYVMRVTLDRSTISMNVNGSATLVPKVTPPEAPNQNLLWSSSNPAVVTVDGGGKLTTAASEGTAIITTWVADSHAYAQCQVTVSKNMLIPEFTVEAKIIDNQFAIVKVKPTKNIIDVPSNAANEETQWFKRTEDTTIPPYETGTTLHDAFAHGIPTSADKTYEFIVPKGDFAKLIYITAVQPGGLGSAQEHISVIGAPNIPIPDDFLKVTASAVPASENRAAQIAVSYEENIPADLKDMGASITIIDGSYTVQTKGSSANPFRSKLVLPTGGIMPFNKAIKTSQLFKTAGTSGEYTLDANVVAKLQVTVLGQPIAKDRTFSVQLPFNVKAKENLK, from the coding sequence ATGAGGGGATTGTCACGACGGGTTCTAAGTTTGATGATGGCGGTGCTTTTGATCGTAGGTGGACTGCTTGCAGGGATCAGCTACATTTGGGCAGACGACACGACGAAGATACGTGTGCTTGAGATTACAGACAAGAAGAATGTAGACAGCAGTGGAGAAGAAACGGGTGTGCCTTCTGAACTAGGTAATCTGGGTAACAGCTATGTAGTAACGACAATAAGCATGAAAAAGTTTGTAGCGTTGCGGGAGGAGCTGGATGGCAAGTATGACGTCATTTATATTGCTAGTGGTATTGCTAGTGGCCCATACTCGACAAAAGGCGTACAGGGGAAAGACCACGATACGAAAGCAGTTATGAATGATATTACGAATCTGAAAGCAAAAGAAATTCGCGAAAAATTTATTGAAAAAGGACAGCCGGTCGTATTACATGAAGACATTTTCAAAGATAATGCGAGCAAGCTCAAGGCTAACTTCTATACGTATAAAACAAATCCAGTCGCAAACGTGAAAGTGGTAACGAAAGCGGCAGATGCGCTAGCATTCATTCAATCGATAGATATCAATACGTTAAAGCGACCGCATGTGGAAATGACTAAAACGCCGGATGATTATATGAAAGGATCCTCTACCATATATAAGCCGGGAGATACTGTATCATTTGGCTATCAGATCGGGGATTATGATAAGAAATTTGCCTCGCATAAGGCAAGAGTCAATCTTTATCTTGATATGAACTTTGACAAGAAGTATGAAGCGTCTGAGATGCTGGCGTCTGTCCCGCTTTCTTCGGCAACCGGAGAACTGAATTATACGCTAACGCGTGGATATTCCGGGATGCGTTATTGGAAGCTGGAAATTGAGGATATGGATACGCATTTGAAAACATATGAAACGGGTGTCTTCCGTTTCCGTGACCGTGCCGTGGAAGTGCGGACACTCCAGGTTACCCAAGATAACAATCTGGCTAGTAGTCTATTAAATACAAATAACATGAAAGCTAACTACCTCAATGATCCGAACAATCCCGATTACAAGATTAAAATAACTGTGAAATCGATGAGCGAATTTAATAATACCGAATATAAAAACCTTAACGGGAACTACGACATGCTCATTTTTGGTTTTGCCGATTCGTATAATAATGCAGCAATAAGCGAAGAGGCAGCCAAAGCGGTGAAAACATTCATCGCCACTGGACAGGGCGTTATGTTTACACACGATACGATTTTTAGGACAGGGAACAACTGGGTGAAATATTTTATGTATGATACTGGACAGATTGCACCGATGACTGACCTTGGATATGGTGCACCGAATACATCCAAAATTACGAAGAAAATGAATGACGGGATGATCAATCAGTATCCATTCCAGCTTGGAGATAATGTAGCGGTAAATACAACGCATAATCAATATTACACACTCGATTTGGAAGATGAAACGGTTGTGCCGTGGTATAACATTATCGGTAGCAAGCGGGACCAGGATGATAGCTGGAACCATTACTACACGTATTCCAAAGGAAGTGTCACCTATTCTGGTACCGGTCATACGAATACGAATTTTCCGGATCAGGAACAGCGCTTGTTTGTTAATACGATTTACCGAGCTTTTATCGGGGCAAACCACAGTCCGGAGATTACGGCGTATACACCGAAAAACAATGATAGCATTCGGACAATCGATCCGCTTGAAATCGTCTGGAAGGTAGAAGACTTTGACTTGACTGATCAGTTCCTGGATACGAAAGTAACCATCTACAATGAAAAAGGTGAAGATATTACGCCAAAGAATGCGGAAGCACCAAGCAGTTTTACGGATGTCCGCACCGGAACTGTCATGAAATATGTGCTACCCGAGCTGCCTGCTTCTATCAGGGAAAACGGTGGCAAGCTCACGATCAAAATTGAAGCGAATGATAAGCGAGGAGCAAAGGCGGAGCCAGTTATTTTGACGGTCAACGTCAAAAAGATTATCGCCAAGCTTGTGCTTGACCGAGAACGTGAGATCAAAGTGGCAGCCGGACAGGAAGCATCTGTTCATTATACAGTAGCGCCACTTCCGATTACCGAAAAACTGACCAACGGTGTTGATACGATGCCGGTAACATCTATCCAGTTCCGAGAGACGTTCCCAGCAGGTGTGGAAGTAACTGTACCCGCAGGATTTAGTCGTACGGGAACGGTGAATACTGGCTATACGGTAACGAAAACATTCGATAATATTGTCTACCGAAAGCAAGCAGATGGGACGTATAAGGCGGACGGTGACGGACTTGCTTTTGAGTTGAAAGTAAAACCGACAAAAGCCGAGAAGTATGTGCTTGCCGATTCGAAGCTTTCATATACGGATCTCGATAAAACACCGAATGTAGAAGCAAAATTCCCGGCGCTCATCCTGAATGCGGAGTCCGACGTAACCGGCATTCAGATTAGTCCGAAGCCGACCACGATTCAGGTTGGCGATATGCAGACGTTGTTTGCGAATGTAACACCGGATGCGAGCATGGCAAAGAATGTCGTATGGGATTGGCAGTCAAACACCACGATAGCGGAGATTACGAGTCAGACAGGTGGAACGGTGGTTATTAAGGGATTAAATCCGGGAAAAGCCATACTGCGGGCTACGATCAAAACGGCGGATGGCCGAACGTTAACGGATACGTGTGAAGTTACGGTGATACCAGTGCCTGTGAAAGGAATTAGCCTGCCACCATATGTACAACTCACAACAGATACAGCGCCAAACAATGAGCCGAAAGTTAAACCGGTAAATACGACAACACTGGTGCCAAATGTTTTTCCAGTAAATGCAACAAATAAAAAAGTTAGCTGGTCCAGTGATCACCCGGATTGGGTATCAGTCGATCAGAATGGGACCATTCGAGCTCTTATGCCAGGTACGACAGCTACGATTACAGCAAAAACCGCGGACGGCGGACAGGAAGCCACGTGTGTGGTATACGTCATGCGTGTGACACTTGATCGTTCTACCATATCGATGAACGTGAACGGATCGGCGACACTCGTCCCGAAAGTGACACCGCCAGAAGCACCAAATCAAAATTTGCTCTGGTCGTCGAGCAATCCGGCTGTTGTTACAGTTGACGGGGGCGGAAAGCTTACAACAGCAGCCAGCGAAGGAACCGCGATCATTACAACCTGGGTAGCAGACAGTCATGCATACGCACAGTGCCAGGTTACGGTAAGTAAGAATATGCTGATTCCGGAATTTACTGTAGAGGCGAAAATTATCGATAATCAATTCGCGATCGTCAAGGTTAAACCGACAAAAAATATTATTGATGTCCCTAGCAATGCGGCAAATGAGGAAACGCAGTGGTTTAAACGAACCGAGGATACAACGATTCCTCCATATGAGACAGGGACTACATTACATGATGCTTTTGCGCACGGAATTCCGACATCGGCAGATAAAACGTATGAGTTTATCGTACCGAAAGGAGACTTTGCAAAACTCATATACATCACAGCCGTTCAGCCAGGTGGGCTTGGATCTGCCCAGGAGCATATCAGCGTTATAGGAGCACCGAACATTCCTATACCGGATGATTTCCTGAAAGTGACCGCGAGTGCGGTGCCTGCATCTGAGAATAGGGCGGCTCAGATTGCGGTTTCATATGAAGAAAACATACCAGCCGACTTAAAGGATATGGGAGCAAGTATTACAATTATAGATGGATCGTATACGGTTCAAACAAAGGGGAGTAGTGCGAATCCATTTAGGAGTAAATTAGTGCTGCCAACTGGGGGCATAATGCCATTCAATAAAGCGATTAAAACGAGTCAGCTTTTCAAGACAGCTGGAACATCAGGTGAGTATACGCTAGATGCAAATGTGGTAGCTAAACTTCAGGTTACCGTTCTGGGTCAACCAATCGCAAAAGACCGAACATTCTCAGTACAGCTTCCGTTCAATGTGAAGGCAAAAGAAAATTTAAAGTAG
- a CDS encoding PilW family protein — protein sequence MRHIHVPHDERGLTLIEVLAALTIFFAILLPLTSVYTKGVSLYATTRTQTDLRNEADFVLGDIMRTLREHREPDNPVNGSPVSSFELENYPSDSEETLRRIFSHRLAGGMMDETARSAVQNAALVYYRSVKLVSRDPNNQDEEKITQSSVSRVGYVLSETLPAGTNGLYQRFPIQDDRYLIDGLFEMTTDGSQKLIVYLLIAPRGEQITTSDGEITQFRTVEDVEAELNRLRDANENKLPGYIHLVRTEFAVNDLIRG from the coding sequence ATGCGACATATACATGTGCCACACGATGAACGCGGGTTGACTCTAATTGAAGTGCTAGCAGCACTGACCATCTTTTTTGCAATTCTGTTGCCGCTCACCTCGGTCTATACGAAAGGGGTTTCCTTGTACGCCACCACCCGGACCCAAACCGATCTGCGCAATGAAGCGGATTTTGTACTGGGCGATATCATGCGTACACTGCGTGAACATCGGGAGCCAGATAACCCGGTCAATGGTAGTCCGGTCTCTTCATTTGAACTGGAGAACTATCCGTCTGATTCAGAAGAGACACTAAGACGAATCTTCTCTCACAGACTGGCAGGTGGCATGATGGATGAGACAGCAAGATCTGCTGTCCAAAATGCTGCACTTGTCTACTATCGCAGCGTGAAGCTTGTGTCCCGTGATCCAAATAACCAGGACGAGGAAAAAATTACGCAATCGTCCGTCTCCCGCGTCGGCTACGTGCTATCCGAAACGCTGCCAGCAGGTACAAACGGACTGTATCAGCGCTTCCCGATCCAGGATGACCGCTATCTCATTGATGGCCTGTTTGAGATGACCACAGATGGCAGCCAGAAGCTGATCGTCTATTTACTCATTGCACCGAGAGGCGAGCAGATCACAACAAGTGATGGGGAAATAACTCAATTTCGCACCGTTGAGGATGTAGAAGCAGAGTTGAATCGTCTGAGGGACGCAAACGAAAACAAACTCCCAGGCTACATTCACCTGGTTCGCACCGAGTTTGCTGTGAATGATTTGATAAGAGGGTGA
- a CDS encoding type IV pilus modification PilV family protein — MTQKEKGFTLIEVVAALVIFSIAILLFSNFFVKGYSLSKKQDNRMIALNLARQTAEEWKSEAGMVTSSTTVNGVTIEAGTPVTYDEIKKFKGQTITINAGAPLSINGRSYLQEVAISALDPDTAHQLLLLTITVRDANHPDDVLTVLHTGVPEKG, encoded by the coding sequence ATGACACAAAAAGAAAAAGGCTTCACCCTGATTGAAGTCGTTGCAGCTCTCGTCATTTTCTCGATCGCGATTCTATTATTCAGCAATTTTTTTGTAAAAGGCTACAGTCTTTCCAAGAAGCAGGATAATCGGATGATCGCGCTGAATCTAGCACGACAAACTGCCGAAGAATGGAAAAGCGAAGCAGGTATGGTTACGTCATCCACTACAGTCAATGGAGTGACAATTGAGGCAGGCACACCCGTTACATATGACGAAATAAAAAAGTTCAAAGGGCAGACCATTACAATAAATGCAGGAGCGCCGCTCAGCATTAACGGACGCAGCTATTTACAAGAGGTAGCAATTAGCGCTCTTGATCCAGATACTGCCCACCAGCTTTTACTGCTGACCATTACCGTACGTGATGCGAATCACCCAGACGATGTACTGACTGTGCTGCACACGGGCGTTCCGGAGAAAGGGTGA